A single region of the Anas platyrhynchos isolate ZD024472 breed Pekin duck chromosome 6, IASCAAS_PekinDuck_T2T, whole genome shotgun sequence genome encodes:
- the LOC101794888 gene encoding mitochondrial import inner membrane translocase subunit Tim23, with the protein MEGGGGGNSKGSGLGGLFGAGGAGYSHADLAGVPLTGMSPLSPYLNLDPRYLVQDTDEFILPTGANKTRGRFELAFFTIGGCCMTGAAFGALNGLRLGLKETQNMAWSKPRNVQILNMVTRQGALWANTLGSLALLYSAFGVVIEKTRGAEDDLNTIAAGTLTGMLYKSTGGVRGIARGGIAGLTLTGLYALYNNWEHMKGSIARQSL; encoded by the exons AtggagggcggcggcggcggcaacTCCAAGGGCAGCGGCCTCGGCGGCCTCTTCGGCGCCGGCGGGGCCGGGTACTCGCACGCCGACCTGGCCGGGGTGCCCC TGACGGGAATGAGCCCCCTGTCCCCGTACTTGAACCTGGACCCCCGCTATCTCGTGCAG GATACAGATGAATTCATCTTGCCTACAGGAGCCAACAAAACTCGGGGTAGATTTGAGCTAGCATTTTTTACCATTGGAGGATGTTGCATGACAG GGGCAGCATTTGGCGCACTGAACGGTTTGCGGCTTGGCTTGAAGGAGACTCAGAACATGGCATGGTCAAAACCTAGAAACGTACA AATTCTAAATATGGTGACAAGGCAAGGAGCATTATGGGCCAACACTTTGGGATCTCTGG ctctACTTTACAGTGCATTTGGAGTCGTCATTGAAAAAACACGAGGTGCAGAAGATGACCTGAATACCATAGCTGCTGGAACCTTGACAGGAATGCTATACAAAAGCACTG gtgGAGTACGTGGGATAGCACGCGGTGGTATCGCAGGCCTGACGCTCACTGGCCTCTACGCTCTGTATAACAACTGGGAGCACATGAAGGGCTCCATAGCCCGGCAGTCACTCTGA